A genomic region of Pelodiscus sinensis isolate JC-2024 chromosome 1, ASM4963464v1, whole genome shotgun sequence contains the following coding sequences:
- the HMGB1 gene encoding high mobility group protein B1, with product MGKGDPKKPRGKMSSYAFFVQTCREEHKKKHPDASVNFSEFSKKCSERWKTMSVKEKGKFEDMAKADKVRYEREMKTYIPPKGETKKKLKDPNAPKRPPSAFFLFCSEFRPKIKGEHPGLSIGDVAKKLGEMWNNTAADDKQPYEKKAAKLKEKYEKDIAAYRAKGKPDVGKKVVAKAEKSKKKKEEEEDEDDEEDDEEEDEDEEDDEEDEDDDE from the exons ATGGGTAAAGGTGATCCGAAGAAGCCAAGAGGTAAAATGTCTTCATATGCCTTCTTTGTGCAAACTTGCCGGGAGGAGCACAAGAAGAAGCATCCAGATGCTTCAGTGAACTTTTCAGAGTTCTCAAAAAAATGTTCAGAACGGTGGAAG ACTATGTCTGTTAAGGAGAAAGGAAAGTTTGAAGATATGGCAAAGGCTGACAAGGTTCGTTAtgaaagagaaatgaaaactTATATACCACCCAAAGGGGAAACAAAAAAGAAGTTGAAGGATCCTAATGCACCAAAGAGGCCTCC ttcagcttttttcttattttgctcTGAATTTCGTCCAAAAATCAAAGGAGAGCATCCTGGTTTGTCTATTGGAGATGTTGCAAAGAAACTGGGAGAGATGTGGAATAATACTGCTGCAGATGATAAACAGCCCTATGAAAAGAAGGCTGCTAAACTGAAGGAGAAGTATGAAAAG GATATTGCTGCATACCGGGCCAAAGGAAAGCCTGATGTAGGCAAAAAGGTAGTTGCGAAGGCTGAGAAAAGCAAGaaaaagaaggaggaggaagaggatgaagatgatgaggaagatgatgaaGAGGAGGACGAGGATGAGGAAGACGATGAAGAAGATGAAGATGATGATGAATAA